GCTCTACGCGACGTCCTCATCAGGGCCACCCGGATCGACGAGCTGGACCTGAGCGGAATCGACGCTCAGCGGGTCCGTTTCGAGGACTGCCGGGTGGGCACGCTGCGCCTGCACGGCGGGGGCCTGAGCGACGTCGACCTGCGCGGACTGGAGATGAGAGTGGTCAGCGGGGTCGGCTCCCTGGCCGGGGCGACCATCAACAGCCAGCAGCTCAGTGAGCTCGCGCCGCTCTTGGCGCAGCACCTGGAACTGCGGGTCACGGATCGGGATCACGCACAGAATGTGGCAACAAGGAGTAGAGGAGCATGACGCTGCTGACAGCTGACGACGTCCTCAACGTGAAGTTCCAGGTCTCCTCATTCAAGGAGGGCTACAACCAGGATGAGGTCGACGAGTTCCTCGACGAAGTGACCACCACGATGCGGGAGTTCGAGGAACGACTCGGCACCTCGCAGGCATCGTCGGGCCCCTCGCACTGGAAGGCCGAGATCCTCCTGACCTCCGAGGGCGTCAGGAACATCCGGTTCTCGACCACCCGGTGGTCGGGGTATCACATCGACCAGGTTGATGCTTTCCTCGCTCAGGTGGTCTCGACGATGGAGGCCCTCGAGGCGCAGGCGCGCACCAGCGCATTCGCCGGCCAGCCCGGCGCCGGAGCCGGCGGGGCCTATAGCGGGGCGTACGGTGGCGGAACCTACGGTATGAGCCCGGCTCAGGCGGGGTACGCCCCGGGCGGAGCCGAAGCCGGCGGCTCTCAGTACGCCGAGGCGATCGCCCAGCGCGACCAGTACATCGCCCAGCTCCAGCAGGAGGTCGCCTACCTGCGCGCCGAGCTCGAGGCCGCCCAGCGCCGGCTGGGGACGACAGGGGTCTAGGCCTCGCCGCCGCATCTGCCACCACACAGTCGTAGAGAGGACCAGGACACATGACGATCCTGACGAGCAATGACGTGGACAACGTGAGGTTCACGGCCACCCAGTTCCGAGAGGGCTACGAACAGCACGAGGTTGATAGCTTTCTTGAGAAGATCGCCAGCACGCTGAGGGTTCTCCAGGCAGGAACTAACTCCACTGGGTATGCCTCCAACATCGCCGGCGTCAAGGTGCTCACGGCTGACGACGTGCAGAGCAAGAAGTTCCACGGCACCAGGTTCCGGGAAGGCTACGAGCAGGATGAGGTCGACAGCTTCCTCGACCACGTCGTGGAGACGTTGAGATACCTGGAGGGTGGCGCACAGGCCTCCGGATATGAAGCACAGTGGGGCGGCAGCTCGTGGGACGGCGGAGTCAACGCGTACGGCAGTGCGTCGTACGCCGCGCCGAGCGGCACCGACGGAACCGGTGATGCCCAGTACGCCGAGGCCATTGCGCAGCGCGACCAGTACATCGCCCAGCTCCAGCAGGAGAACGCCTACCTGCGCGCCGAGCTCGAGGCCGCCCAGCGCCGCTCGGGAATGACCGGGTTCTAGAGGTCGTCAGCACTGAGGAGTCCTAGACTACGGAGCAGGTGGGGCATCGTTGTCGATGGGCAAGGTCCTTGAGTATCAGGCTCTGGGAGGCTTTCCGTCGGCAGATGGCACCTGGCCGCGGCCTGCCCACCCCTGTCCCAGGGGAAGTCGTCCGGCAGCATCTTCGCGTCCTTACTGCTTAGTCCCGTCAGCTCCCGGTAGTGCGTCTGCGCATCAGCCTGGTTCTGGTAGTTCTTCACGGGGGCGTAGTGGGCGTTGAGCCAGACCTCGAAGCACGGTACAGAAACAACACCGTGCACAACGGTCCGCTTGCTGCTCAGCCTCCGGCATGCGGCCAGGAAGTCATGACGATCCCGGCCATCGTGGTCGACGACGACCCACACCTCCTCGTATTCGCTGAGATCTGATCGAGGTCCGCTGAGCTCCTTGATGACGGTCAGCGGGTCGCCATCGATGACCTTCACCTTGACCGATATCCGGGATCGGTCTGTGCGTTGGCCTAACTGCTGCAGGTAGTCGTTCTCGGTGACCCGCCCGTTGGTCACGAGGAGAACGGTGCGCCGCTCGGATAGTTGAGCGCGTCGCCTCCTTCTCGGTGGCGTCATCTCACTTCGCCTCCGCCGGCGTTGAGAGGTACCGGCGGAGGCTGGAGGTGTCTACCCGAGGGATAGCACCGAAGGTTCCGGCGAGGTAGCGGCGCTGCTTGTTCGTGCCCTTGCGGTTGGAGGGGAAGTCCGCGAGCGAGAAGAGCTCACTGGCACCGAAGGACGACTTCTCCGTCATCCACACCTCACCCGCTTCCAGGAGCTGGACGGGAGAGTTGTCCAGGAGCGCCGTGTCATGGGTCGTGAAGACGATCTGGGCGCCTCGGGTGTTGAGGTCCGGGTCCTTGAACATGTCCACCAGCGTGGCGGTCAGCGTCGGATGGAGGCTCGCATCGAGCTCGTCGATGCACAACACCTGACCCAGTCGCAGGGCATCGATGGCGGGACCGACCGTCGCCAGCCAGGTGAGAGTGCCCTGACTCTGCTGGCTGCTCGCTAATGAATACTCCTCGCCGCCGGCACCACGGTGGTGAAGGACGAGGTGACGCTGAAGCTCGTTGAGCACCTCGGCGGGGACCTCAGCATCCTCGTCCTCGCTCCACGGAAACCGTCTCAGGAGGTCAAGCACCTCTTGAGGAACCTCCTGCTCCTCAAGCTCAAGACCGACAACACCAAGGTCGGCGACCTGAGCGATGGCGTTCGCGATACCAGTCCACTGCTCGGGGTCCTCTGCGAGACGACTCATCACCCATCGCAGACGTGAGGTACGCTCGTCATCACTGTGGTGGATGAAACGCATAGTTCTCAAGCTCCGCGCGATCGGAGCAAGAGAGGCGTGCTTGTACTTCAGAGCCACGGCGAGGAAGAGGTCCTTGGGCGTCGTGATCCGACGGACCTCGTTCGTGGCGCCCTTGAGGGTGGCGCCAGCCTCGATCGCGGGCTCGTCATCCTCGGGGGTCTGGGTACGCACGAAGACCTTGCGCCAGCGCTGTCCCGCTGCCCAGAGCTCCTCACGTGAGATGCCCCAGCGATGCGCCTCCACACTGTAGCTGTAGCGCTCGTTCTCGTGGGTGAAGCCGACGGTGAAGCGGGACGGCTGTGCCGCGTGGTCGCGATCGAGACTGAAGGGCTGGTGCAGGATGTCCCGCTGCCCCCCGATGGCGTGGTGGAGGCAGTCAAGCGCATCCAGGAGGGTCGACTTGCCTGAAGCGTTAGCGCCGAAGATCGCCGCCACTCGCCACGTCTGCTCCCGCCAGGAGGAGCCGCCGCGCGGCGTCAGAGTCTTGAGCGAACTCCGAGTGAAATCGAGGGTCACCTCCTCTGCGTAGCAGCAGTAGTTCGCCACGGTGAAGTCCAGCAACATACCGCCACCCTAGTGCGAACAACTCGTTTTGGGAAGTTTTTTCCTAAAAGTCAACTCTCATGGCGCGAACCTCGCCATTCGAGCGCCAAGGTTGAGACCCGCCGGGCTGCCATGACAAAGCGCCGGCCGGTCACCGTCCGCTCAAAGGCGACGATGGCCGGCCGGCGCTATGGCCGCGGAGGCGGAGTACGGTTCAGCCCCGCTTGACCAGCGGGAAGGTGATGGTCTCGCGGATGCCTTGGCCGGTGAGCACCATGAGGAGGCGGTCGATGCCCATGCCCATGCCGCCACTGGGCGGGAAGCCCTGCTCCATGGCCACCAGGAAGTCCTCGTCCAGGATCATGGCCTCGGGGTCGCCCTTGGCGGCTGCCAGCGCCTGGGCCTCGAAGCGCTCGCGCTGGACCACGGGGTCGGCGAGCTCGGAGTAGGCGGTGGCGGTCTCGAAGCCGCGCACGTAGAGGTCCCACTTCTCGGTCAGGCCCGGCTTGCTGCGGTGGTAGCGGGTTAGCGGCGAGGTGTCCTCGGGGAAGTCGTAGACGAAGGTGGGCGCCCACAGCTTGTTGCCGACGAGCTCCTCGAAGATGTCCTCGACGACCTTGCCGGCCACGGCGTAGTCGTCGATCTCCAGGCCGATCTTCTCGGCGTGGGCGACCAGCTGCTCGCGCGGGGTCTCCACGGTGATCTCCTCACCGAGGGCCTCGGAGACGGAGGTGTAGAGGTCGATCTTGTCCCACTCGCCCGACAGGTCGTACTCGGTGCCGTCGGCCAGCGTGACGACCTCGCCGCCCTCAGGCAGGTCGAAGGCGTCCCGGGCCGCCTGCTGGACGAGGTTGCGGGTCAGCTCGGCCATGCCGTCGTAGTCGGAGTAGGCCTCGTAGGCCTCCAGGGCCGTGAACTCCGGGGAGTGGGAGGAGTCGGCGCCCTCGTTGCGGAAGTTGCGGTTGATCTCGAAGACGCGGTCCACACCGCCGACCACAGCGCGCTTGAGGTAGATCTCCGTGGCGATGCGCAGGTAGAGATCCATGTCGAAGGCGTTCATGTGGGTGATGAACGGGCGCGCGGCCGCCCCGCCGTGAATGACCTGCAGCATGGGGGTCTCCAGCTCCAGGTAGTCGCGGCGGAAGAAGTTCTCGCGGATGGAGCGCACGACGGCGGCGCGGGTGCGCACCATGTCGCGGGCGGCGGGCCGGGTGAGCAGGTCGAGCTCACGACGGCGCACGCGCTGCTCCTCCGAGAGCGTCACCGCCTCGCCGGCCTCGTTGGTCCAGGTCTTGGGCAGGGGTCGCAGCGCCTTGGAGGCGATCCGCCAGGCGGGGACCTCGACGTCGTCGTCCCCGGCGGAGGCGGCCTCGGCGCCCTCGCGCAGGACCGGCTCGGCCATGACGGACAGCTCGCCGCGGCGCGAGGAGATGACGCGGCCGTGGACGAAGAGGTGGTCGCCCAGGTCGACGTCGGCCTTGAAGGCCGCGAGCGCGGTGTGGCCCTCGGCGGGCAGGGCCTTGGCCGAGAGCATGGCCTGCAGAGTGGTGCCGGCCCCGTCCTGGAGGGTGACGAAGCACAGGCGGCCGGTGTTGCGCAGGAAGACGACGCGGCCGGCCACGCCGACGACATCGTCGGTCTCCTGCCCGGCCTCGAGGTGGGCGTAGCCCTCGCGCACGGCAGCGATGGTGGTGGTGACGGGCACGGAGACCGGGTAGGGGTCCCAGCCCTCGCCGCGTAGGCGCTCGCGCTTGCCGGCGCGGACCTCGAACTGCTCGCCCGGGCCCGGGTCGGCCTTGGGCTGCTTGGGCTGGGCCGATGAATCGTCTGCAGACTTCGGCGACTGGGTGCCGGCGGCGTCGGTGGCGGTCGGGTCGGGGCTGGGGGTGCTCTCGTCTGTCACGTGAAGGAGTCTAACGGCGCAGGCCCTCCCCGGACGCCCCCTGGGGACCGACGACGCCCGATCCACCTCCGATCCTGGTCACATCGGGCGGCGGTTCCACCGGTCAGGTCCAGGTGGGCACGACGGCTGCCCCGGTCACGGTTTCCTCTCCCTTCCGGCTGCGGTGCACGGACACGCAGTACTCGGCCGGGAACCAGGTGGGGCCCAGGGCCTCACCCTTGACCGGAACCCGACTCAGGCGCAGGGCGGTGCCGCGGGCCGTGGGGCGCTGCTCCCACTGGGGTGGTGTGCGAAAGAGGAAGGCGGAGAGCAGCCTGGTGTAGTCGGGCCCGAGGTAGCACCACGGGACCGGGATGGAGGGAAGTCCGCTCAGGATGACGCCGTCGGCGGCCAGGGACTGGGGCTGCTCGGCTCTGAAGTAGCCGGGCATGACGTCGCCGTCGTAGGAGTACTGCCATCCGTCGAGGACCTGCGCCCAGGCCAGATCGGCGCCGAGCTCGTCGCAGGCCTCGAGCAGCAGCTCGTGGAGGAGGTCCAGGTCGCCGGGGCTGAGGGGTGCCAACTCGGCCACCCACTCAACCATGTACATGCCGTGAGGATCCTCCTTGAGGCCAAAGAACGTCGCCGTACTGATCGGCGCGGGCCCGGTCAGGAAGACCCCGACGTCATCGACATACCTGCGATCATCGGCGGCCTCGATCGTGGTCTCGCTCAGCGGCAGCATGCGTGCCTGGCCGGTGTACTCGGTGGGGCTCCAGTGCGGGGCCACTCGCCAGATGGCGCGCATCCAGGCCTTGACCGGATCGGGGCAGACAGACTCGCGCACGTAGGCCCGCATCTCGACCACCTGAACGTCCTCGTCAAGCCGCTCCCAGTCCTTCTCGTAGACGTCGGGATTGAAGTCGGGTACGGACAGGGCTTCCTGCGGCCGTACCACGTGCTCGAAGAACAGGGCCACGACGCCGTCGTTCCAGCGGGCGAGGGTCTGCGCCGACGCCAGGGCCCTCTTGGTGGCCGAGCCGCCTCGGAACCAGCTCTTGGGCCAGGTGAGCCGGTAGCAGTAGGGCAGATCGGGGTAGCCGGAGACCTCCTTGACGTAGTCGACGAAGTCGAGCTGCACGTCCAGAGAGGTCTCCTCCAGTTCGAGGACCAGCAGGTGACCATCGCGGATACGCAGGTGGGTTCCGTCCCCGTCGTTGCCCTCGACGGTGAGGTCCGGCAGCGCCGCGCGCACACCCTCGATCGTCAGCTCTCGAGTGGTGTAGAGCTCGTAGATGTCCTCGTCCTTGAACTGCCCCAGCATGCTTCCCGACCTTATCGGAGCACGGCGGTGTCCGGGGCGGTTCGGGACGGCCTGGTAGAGCGGCCCGCCCGCAGTGCGGTTAGGCGCGGGCCTCGGCCAGGGGGATGCCGGTGGGCCGCAGGCCCTGGAGGCGGGCGACGTCGGAGTCGGCCGGGATCTGGCCGGGGTCGGTGCCCCGCTCCACGATCCGGTTGGCCTCGTCGACGAAGACGACCCGGGGCAGGTAGGTGCGGGCCTCGGCGTCGGACATCTGGGAGTAGGCGATGAGGATGACGACGTCGCCGGGGCCGACCAGGTGGGCGGCGGCGCCGTTGACGCAAATCTCGCCCGCGCCGCGCTCGCCGGGGATGACGTAGGTGGACAGGCGGTTGCCGTTGGTGCAGTTGCAGATGTCGACGCGCTCGCCGGGCAGCAGGTCGGCGGCCTCGAGCAGGTCGATGTCCACCGTGATGGAACCGACGTAGTCGAGGTCGGCCTGGGTCACGGTGGCGCGGTGGATCTTGGACGTCATCATCGTCCGGGTGCGGGAACTCATCGCCGCACAGCGTAGACGGCGCCGGGCCCGGCGCACTGTACGGTGCGGCACAGGGTGAGCGACCTGACAGGAACGGTCGGACCTGAGCGAGGCCAGGCCCGGCCCAACGGTTCTCGAGAACACGCCATAGGGCGACGGGTCTGGCGCTTGAGGGTGCGTCCTCGCGCGGGGCCGGCCCGGTTCACAGCGGCTGGCCCCGCGCAAGCACCCGGGCGAGCCGGGCACCCAGAGCGAGCCTGATCAGCCCTGCTCAGGGGCGCAGGTCAATGAGAGTGTTGTCGATGAGTCGGGTGGTGCCCACGCGCGCGGCGACGGCCAGCAGGCCCACGGCGGGCAGCCCCTCCCCCTCGTCCTCCCCCGCGGGCTCGCTGCGCGGCAGGCCGAGGCCGGTGCCCGCCAGGTCCTCGAAGCTGTCCGGGGCGACGAGGGCCACGTAGTCGATCTCGACGCCGTCGGCCGCCTCCAGGGAGGCCAGGGCGGCCTGGCGGATGGCGGCGGGGTCAGGCCGGGAGCCGGTGGCCTGCGCGGCGGCGTCCCGGCCGGCCTGGAGTGCACGGGACAGGGCCAGGGCCTGGTGGCGCTGTTCGGGGCTGAGGTAGGCGTTGCGTGAGCTCATGGCCAGGCCGTCGCTCTCGCGGCGGATGTCGACCGGCACGATCTCCAGCGGGACGGCGAGGTCGCGCACCATGGACTCGATGATCGCCAGCTGTTGGGCGTCCTTGCGGCCGAACAGCGCCCAGCGCGGGGCGGTCAGGTGCATGAGGGTGAGCACGACCTGGCACACGCCGGCGAAGTGGGTGGGGCGGGTGCGCCCCTCCAGGACGGTGGCGATGGGGCCGGGGTCGATGCGCACCGCCGGCTGCCCGGCGGGGTAGATGACCTCCGGGGTGGGGGCGAAGACGATGAGGCGTCCCACGCCGAGGGTGCCGTCGGCACCGGTGAGGGTGCGGGCCAGCCCGGCCAGGTCGCCCTCGAGGTCGCGCGGGTAGGCGTCGAGGTCCTCGGTGGGGGCGAACTGCAGGGGGTTGACGAAGATGGTGACCACAACGGTGCCGGTCGGCCCGACGCGCCGGGCGGCCTCGCGCACGAGGTCGAAGTGGCCCTCGTGGAGGGCGCCCATCGTCATGACGACCGCCCGGGAATCCGGGGACTCGGCCAGGGCGGTGGCGAGATCGACTCGGCTGCGGGCCAGGACGGTTGCGGCGCCGGCGGATCGGGGGGTGGGAACGGGCGTCGGTGCGGGTTCAGTGCTCACGTGCCCCACGCTAGTCGCCCCGCCCGGGCCGGTGACCCGCGCAGGAAGGTGAAAGTGTCCACGGTGGCGACTTTTCCGCGCCGAATCCGAGCAACCAGGCCATCTCGATTCACGTTTCCGCAGGTCACAGGGGTCGCCTTGAACAACGGGCCGCCTGCGGCCGGGGAAAAGTCGCCAAAATTGAC
This region of Actinomyces oris genomic DNA includes:
- a CDS encoding lysine--tRNA ligase, which translates into the protein MTDESTPSPDPTATDAAGTQSPKSADDSSAQPKQPKADPGPGEQFEVRAGKRERLRGEGWDPYPVSVPVTTTIAAVREGYAHLEAGQETDDVVGVAGRVVFLRNTGRLCFVTLQDGAGTTLQAMLSAKALPAEGHTALAAFKADVDLGDHLFVHGRVISSRRGELSVMAEPVLREGAEAASAGDDDVEVPAWRIASKALRPLPKTWTNEAGEAVTLSEEQRVRRRELDLLTRPAARDMVRTRAAVVRSIRENFFRRDYLELETPMLQVIHGGAAARPFITHMNAFDMDLYLRIATEIYLKRAVVGGVDRVFEINRNFRNEGADSSHSPEFTALEAYEAYSDYDGMAELTRNLVQQAARDAFDLPEGGEVVTLADGTEYDLSGEWDKIDLYTSVSEALGEEITVETPREQLVAHAEKIGLEIDDYAVAGKVVEDIFEELVGNKLWAPTFVYDFPEDTSPLTRYHRSKPGLTEKWDLYVRGFETATAYSELADPVVQRERFEAQALAAAKGDPEAMILDEDFLVAMEQGFPPSGGMGMGIDRLLMVLTGQGIRETITFPLVKRG
- a CDS encoding AAA family ATPase, coding for MLLDFTVANYCCYAEEVTLDFTRSSLKTLTPRGGSSWREQTWRVAAIFGANASGKSTLLDALDCLHHAIGGQRDILHQPFSLDRDHAAQPSRFTVGFTHENERYSYSVEAHRWGISREELWAAGQRWRKVFVRTQTPEDDEPAIEAGATLKGATNEVRRITTPKDLFLAVALKYKHASLAPIARSLRTMRFIHHSDDERTSRLRWVMSRLAEDPEQWTGIANAIAQVADLGVVGLELEEQEVPQEVLDLLRRFPWSEDEDAEVPAEVLNELQRHLVLHHRGAGGEEYSLASSQQSQGTLTWLATVGPAIDALRLGQVLCIDELDASLHPTLTATLVDMFKDPDLNTRGAQIVFTTHDTALLDNSPVQLLEAGEVWMTEKSSFGASELFSLADFPSNRKGTNKQRRYLAGTFGAIPRVDTSSLRRYLSTPAEAK
- the panC gene encoding pantoate--beta-alanine ligase, which gives rise to MGHVSTEPAPTPVPTPRSAGAATVLARSRVDLATALAESPDSRAVVMTMGALHEGHFDLVREAARRVGPTGTVVVTIFVNPLQFAPTEDLDAYPRDLEGDLAGLARTLTGADGTLGVGRLIVFAPTPEVIYPAGQPAVRIDPGPIATVLEGRTRPTHFAGVCQVVLTLMHLTAPRWALFGRKDAQQLAIIESMVRDLAVPLEIVPVDIRRESDGLAMSSRNAYLSPEQRHQALALSRALQAGRDAAAQATGSRPDPAAIRQAALASLEAADGVEIDYVALVAPDSFEDLAGTGLGLPRSEPAGEDEGEGLPAVGLLAVAARVGTTRLIDNTLIDLRP
- a CDS encoding DivIVA domain-containing protein, whose amino-acid sequence is MTLLTADDVLNVKFQVSSFKEGYNQDEVDEFLDEVTTTMREFEERLGTSQASSGPSHWKAEILLTSEGVRNIRFSTTRWSGYHIDQVDAFLAQVVSTMEALEAQARTSAFAGQPGAGAGGAYSGAYGGGTYGMSPAQAGYAPGGAEAGGSQYAEAIAQRDQYIAQLQQEVAYLRAELEAAQRRLGTTGV
- a CDS encoding RloB family protein; this translates as MTNGRVTENDYLQQLGQRTDRSRISVKVKVIDGDPLTVIKELSGPRSDLSEYEEVWVVVDHDGRDRHDFLAACRRLSSKRTVVHGVVSVPCFEVWLNAHYAPVKNYQNQADAQTHYRELTGLSSKDAKMLPDDFPWDRGGQAAARCHLPTESLPEPDTQGPCPSTTMPHLLRSLGLLSADDL
- the panD gene encoding aspartate 1-decarboxylase; its protein translation is MSSRTRTMMTSKIHRATVTQADLDYVGSITVDIDLLEAADLLPGERVDICNCTNGNRLSTYVIPGERGAGEICVNGAAAHLVGPGDVVILIAYSQMSDAEARTYLPRVVFVDEANRIVERGTDPGQIPADSDVARLQGLRPTGIPLAEARA
- a CDS encoding DivIVA domain-containing protein produces the protein MTILTSNDVDNVRFTATQFREGYEQHEVDSFLEKIASTLRVLQAGTNSTGYASNIAGVKVLTADDVQSKKFHGTRFREGYEQDEVDSFLDHVVETLRYLEGGAQASGYEAQWGGSSWDGGVNAYGSASYAAPSGTDGTGDAQYAEAIAQRDQYIAQLQQENAYLRAELEAAQRRSGMTGF